Proteins encoded in a region of the Globicephala melas chromosome 1, mGloMel1.2, whole genome shotgun sequence genome:
- the PRR9 gene encoding proline-rich protein 9 encodes MSFNKQQCKQPCMLSPSLQKTQGHCQAKAEEVCLPPCQHPCQKKCPVQAQEVHLPQCQELNQENFLQQGQDPCLPLCQDQSPPQCVETCQEISQTKRVEVCPQKVQEKCLPPGKGK; translated from the coding sequence ATGTCCTTTAATAAGCAGCAGTGCAAACAGCCATGCATGCTTTCTCCAAGTCTTCAAAAGACCCAAGGGCATTGCCAGGCAAAGGCTGAGGAGGTGTGCCTCCCCCCATGCCAGCACCCTTGCCAAAAGAAGTGCCCAGTGCAAGCTCAAGAGGTGCATCTTCCTCAGTGCCAGGAGTTAAACCAAGAAAACTTCTTACAGCAAGGCCAAGACCCATGCCTACCTCTATGTCAAGACCAAAGCCCACCTCAGTGTGTGGAGACATGCCAGGAGATATCTCAGACAAAACGTGTGGAGGTTTGCCCACAGAAAGTCCAGGAGAAGTGCTTACCCCCTGGCAAGGGAAAGTAG